The proteins below come from a single Lactobacillus johnsonii genomic window:
- a CDS encoding helix-hairpin-helix domain-containing protein, protein MDFEKIKDFILGKKGLVIGIIATILIGGYFIQKNNQPVVNNNQVLSENNKNQSTDFSKNKSNNTPSATGVNSPSKQNIVTVDIAGAVKHSGVYTLKNGARLNDLLKVCGGLTDKAETRAINRAALLKDQDQIYVPHIGEKIENVPAVGNTTTTNSSASDSASSNSEQVHLNSATVEDLQKLNGVGQKKAEQIIAYRDQNGGFKQIEDLTKVTGIGEKTFEKLKDQLAL, encoded by the coding sequence ATGGATTTTGAAAAAATAAAAGACTTCATCTTAGGAAAGAAAGGACTAGTAATTGGAATTATTGCGACGATTTTAATTGGTGGATATTTTATTCAAAAAAATAATCAGCCGGTAGTTAATAATAATCAAGTTTTAAGTGAAAATAATAAGAACCAATCAACAGATTTTTCTAAAAATAAAAGTAATAATACTCCTTCTGCTACTGGCGTTAATAGTCCATCTAAACAAAATATTGTAACTGTAGATATTGCTGGAGCTGTTAAACATAGTGGAGTTTATACCTTAAAAAATGGGGCACGCTTAAATGATTTATTAAAAGTATGTGGCGGCTTAACCGATAAGGCAGAGACAAGAGCAATAAATCGAGCAGCTCTTTTAAAAGATCAAGATCAAATTTATGTCCCCCACATTGGTGAAAAAATAGAGAATGTACCAGCAGTCGGAAATACAACAACTACTAACTCATCTGCTTCAGATTCTGCTAGTTCAAATTCTGAGCAGGTCCATTTAAATTCTGCAACAGTTGAAGATTTACAAAAATTAAACGGAGTGGGTCAGAAGAAAGCAGAACAAATTATTGCGTATCGCGATCAAAATGGAGGTTTCAAACAAATTGAAGATTTAACTAAAGTGACAGGAATTGGTGAAAAGACTTTTGAAAAGCTTAAAGATCAATTGGCTCTCTAG
- a CDS encoding DNA internalization-related competence protein ComEC/Rec2 produces MKRLLKSLKINWLSSFYAPGFYLLLSLGCISVTFLILQATSFAQRVVAVIFLLFFCFLLVYKFPQYRQLLVLFLGIISLITLLNQQTSETKIGEPIQIYSDQVKVSDQFFYGEGRIGKNKVLISGSINKSLEKELNRFGGCYLVNYKAKVEQIMPATNPGEFDYQKYYRSKKIRERVKLESYELYPKKITIFDWIHILRKWLIDYFEKMPQFTRFFASEMVLAQNPSPENKVLLNSYRDLGIIHLLSISGLHVSLYILGIMWLGTIMKRTEEELTIFCVLFLIIEILLSNFQAGFVRASLSYFWNVFFKRKKIMISSGDKLGIVALTHLLFNPLLFLNSGAILSYLLVFGLEISKDFKKIKQNIVLNLLITPILLHNFYRINFLTIIYNFLIVPIFNFILLPLTFIVIFIFWCLPDIVRISEPIFKVIADLTNFIADKQVGLITFGQINWFQTIFLLAVTLFLIIIPKNKVKKLKLRVILLGAYTSLFCLIHFPLKGQVSFIDVGQGDSILITTPLNRKTYLIDTGGKLNFGKRKSEPQLNRITIPFLYAQGIDHLDGVFLSHQDADHIGDLKALLDQIPVKHLYFARGLTDNQSFMKKISNHLNDVQLMPLLAGDKVRESGIDFDVLYPFKAGLGKNEDSLSITFKLANKRWLFTGDLGREGEKEIQNHYNFQVDYFKLGHHGSKTSTDPDFLKQLNPCLVFISSGRNNRFGHPHQETLKTLKDLGIPYLNTQDSGTITWNYSPFQGDKITTFYKGNTK; encoded by the coding sequence GTGAAAAGACTTTTGAAAAGCTTAAAGATCAATTGGCTCTCTAGTTTTTATGCTCCCGGATTCTATTTATTACTTAGTTTGGGATGTATTTCAGTTACTTTTCTAATTTTGCAAGCTACTTCTTTTGCTCAAAGAGTTGTAGCTGTAATTTTTTTGCTTTTTTTCTGCTTCTTGCTCGTTTATAAATTTCCTCAGTATCGACAATTACTGGTTTTGTTTTTAGGAATAATATCTCTTATAACTTTACTTAATCAGCAAACAAGTGAAACGAAAATTGGAGAACCAATTCAAATATATAGTGATCAGGTGAAGGTGAGTGACCAATTTTTCTATGGGGAGGGAAGAATTGGAAAGAATAAAGTTTTAATTAGTGGAAGTATAAACAAGTCACTTGAAAAAGAATTAAATCGCTTTGGGGGATGTTATTTAGTAAACTACAAGGCAAAAGTAGAACAAATTATGCCAGCAACTAACCCAGGTGAATTTGACTACCAAAAGTATTATCGTAGTAAAAAAATAAGGGAGAGAGTGAAACTTGAAAGCTATGAGCTTTATCCTAAGAAAATTACTATTTTTGATTGGATCCATATTTTACGTAAGTGGCTGATCGATTATTTTGAAAAAATGCCCCAGTTTACAAGATTTTTTGCCAGTGAAATGGTTCTAGCACAAAATCCTAGTCCAGAAAATAAGGTTTTACTCAATAGTTATCGTGACTTAGGAATTATCCATTTGTTAAGTATCTCTGGGCTACACGTAAGTTTATATATTCTAGGGATCATGTGGCTTGGAACAATTATGAAAAGAACAGAAGAAGAATTAACGATTTTTTGTGTTCTTTTTTTAATAATTGAAATCTTACTTTCTAATTTTCAGGCTGGTTTTGTGCGAGCAAGTTTAAGCTACTTTTGGAATGTATTCTTTAAAAGAAAAAAGATTATGATTAGTAGCGGAGATAAATTAGGAATAGTAGCGTTAACTCATCTCCTATTTAATCCGCTATTATTTTTAAATAGTGGGGCGATTTTAAGTTATTTGTTAGTCTTTGGATTAGAAATAAGCAAAGATTTTAAAAAAATTAAACAAAATATAGTTCTCAATTTATTAATTACGCCAATTCTATTACATAATTTTTATCGGATTAACTTTCTAACTATCATTTATAATTTCTTGATTGTTCCAATTTTTAATTTTATTCTTTTGCCTTTAACCTTTATTGTGATTTTTATATTTTGGTGTTTACCAGATATTGTCAGAATAAGTGAACCAATTTTTAAAGTCATTGCGGACTTAACTAATTTTATTGCTGATAAGCAGGTGGGATTAATAACTTTTGGGCAAATAAATTGGTTTCAAACTATATTTTTATTGGCTGTGACTTTGTTTTTGATTATTATTCCTAAGAATAAAGTAAAGAAATTAAAATTAAGAGTAATTTTGCTTGGGGCATATACTAGCTTATTCTGTTTGATTCATTTTCCACTTAAGGGACAAGTTTCTTTTATTGACGTAGGACAAGGAGATAGCATTTTAATTACGACCCCCTTAAATAGAAAAACATACTTAATAGATACGGGCGGAAAGCTAAATTTTGGAAAAAGAAAAAGTGAGCCGCAGTTAAATCGGATCACTATACCATTTTTATATGCACAGGGAATTGATCATCTTGATGGAGTCTTTTTAAGTCATCAGGATGCAGATCATATCGGTGATTTAAAAGCTTTACTGGATCAAATTCCAGTAAAGCATCTATATTTTGCTAGAGGTTTGACTGATAATCAGTCTTTTATGAAGAAAATAAGTAATCATTTAAATGATGTGCAACTGATGCCACTTCTTGCAGGCGATAAAGTTAGAGAGAGCGGGATCGACTTTGATGTGCTTTATCCTTTTAAAGCGGGCTTAGGTAAGAATGAAGATTCTTTATCTATAACTTTTAAGTTAGCAAATAAACGTTGGCTTTTTACTGGAGACTTGGGCAGAGAAGGAGAAAAAGAGATACAAAATCATTATAATTTCCAAGTTGATTACTTTAAATTAGGCCATCATGGTAGTAAAACTTCTACCGATCCAGATTTTTTAAAGCAGTTAAATCCATGCCTAGTCTTTATTTCTTCAGGACGCAATAATCGTTTTGGACATCCCCATCAAGAAACTTTAAAAACATTGAAAGACTTAGGTATTCCATATTTAAATACGCAAGATAGTGGTACAATTACTTGGAATTACTCACCATTTCAAGGTGATAAGATTACGACTTTTTATAAAGGAAATACAAAATGA